TTCCCTTGAAGTATATCCTGGTGAAATCGTCTGCCTTGAAGGCAGCAACGGTGCAGGCAAAACAACTATATTGAATTGTATAACTGGAATAGTCAACAGTTATCAAAACATATACATATATAACAAACCTGTTTCTGAAAACCGCGCTCTCATCAAAAAAATTTCTTATATAATGAGCGAAGACTGCCTTTACGACTATCTTACGGTCGGAGAAAATATTGAATTCTTTAAAACCATTTTTGAATGTGATGAAAAATATAATGAAAATGTAAACCACTATCTGAAACTTTTTAATCTTGACGGGTATGATTCAGTTTTAGTCAAAAAGCTTTCACAAGGAATGAGAAACAAACTCTATTTGGCGATTATGCTTTCGCGAAATTTTGATCTGCTGGTTCTGGATGAACCATTTACCGCCCTTGACCAGTCCACGCAGCAGATAATTCTCGATTCCGTCGCTGATATTGTAAAATCACAAAACAAAGCGGTGCTTTTTGTTACGCATATAGAGACATTTAAGGCAATCGCAACAAGGGTCGTTCATATAGATAAGTTGGACGACGAATTTTTTCGTAATCCGGAATGATGATTTTGATTTTTCATATGTTCTGTATATTCGGGGGTTCATTCTTACTTTATTAAATTTGACAAGATGTGGACCTGGAAAATTCAGGAGGCATAAATATGACATATATTATTGAAATTTTGGGGACATCCTGGTCAACTGGTAACCTGATTTATGATTATTTAACAGGTAATGCCTGGTGGGCATGGCTTATTGATGCAGGTTTCCTCGTAGCCGGCATCGTCTCCGGTGGAACCGCCGCTCTGATAAAGCAAGCGGTAAAAATGGGTTTAAAACAGGCAATTAAGAAATTGACCAAGAAAGAGGCTATTGCTCTTTAATTCGTAGGATTACAGGTCCACATCTTGAATTTATGGGGTGGAAATAATATGGAACCATTCAGAATAGTAATCTACTGTATTTTTGCAGTGCTTTTTGGATATCTTATTATTAGCAGATTCAGACGAAAAAAATAGTCAGATTTTTAAAATCAGAGTAGATTACACCACCTTTTTAGAGTAAGTATATGACAAAGTCAGGAATTTAGGGATTGACAAACGCTGTAAAAGCGATAGAATGAATTCAAAGGTGAGTGTTTTATGAATACAGTTTTATATATTAAAGCAAACCCGAAACCCGACGATGTGTCGAGAACTTTCAGAATTGCAAACCAGTTTATAGAGGCGTATAAACTCAAGAATCGTGACGACAATATCGTAACGCTTGACCTTTATAAGGAAGGCATCAACTTCCTGTCGCCGCAGGATGTCAAGAAGCACGTTGCAAAACCGGGAGAAGGCAAAGACGACCCTGTATTAAAATATGCTTATCAGTTCCTTGCCGCTGACAAGTATGTATTTGCCGAACCGCTGTGGAATCTTGGTGTTCCCGCGATATTGAAGGCCTACATTGACTACATTTGCGTTACCAACATAACCTTCAAATATACAGCCAACGGGCCGGTTGGGCTATGCCAGGGCAAAAAAGCGGTCAATATAACCGCAAGAGGCGGTGAATATTCCACCGGTCCGAATGCAGCCTGGGAGCTTGGAGACAAGTACCTTAAAACTATACTCGGATTTTTAGGCATAACGGACTATACCACTATCGCCGCCAATTCACTTGACATTGTAGGTGTTGATACGGAGACCATCATTTCTAAAGCCATAAGTGACGCCCGCCGCATTGCCGAAACATTCTGATGATCCCCATTTAACTATCTTCCCTTCTGCGAAAATACAACTTTCTTTGCTTAAAATATCGGGCTAATATGCCGATAATGCTAAACGCGGTTATCTTTTCCGCCGCCGGCAGCTTGAGTACACGATGTACTGCTGCCGGTGGCGGTTTTTTTAACGTAATAAACTTATCCTTAGGGTTCAAATCATTACTGAAATGGCTTAATATGATTTTTAGAAAAATGATAATTGCATACTTTTCCCTTTTTGGTATATGATGATTTTATAAATCATTTCAGTTGAAGGGAGTTATATTTGTGATTGATTTCAAAAATGGCAGTTTCTTCAAACTTCGTCCCTCTGCGGACGGTGCCGAAATGGTGGCCCCGATTCTGCTCCCCGACGAAAATGTCGTAATGTCCTTTAAGTCGGTGCGGGACACTGTAGTTTTTACCAACAAGCGAATTATTACCGTCAACGTACAGGGACTCACAGGCAAAAAGAAGGATTTTTCTTCTCTCCCGTATGCGAAAATCCAAGCGTTCTCAGTAGAAACAGCGGGAACATTTGACCTTGACAGTGAGTTGGAGCTTTATTTTAGCGGCCTTGGCAAGGTCAGACTTGAGTTTTTGGGAAATGTGGATATCAGCAGTATCTGCCGTTTTATCAGCGAGTATGTTTTGAGATAATTATTTCTTAGGCGGAAAACCATTCTTCCAATCTATTTGCCATTTGAAATTAAATGAAGGTTTATTTTTGCCGCTGTCGGCAGCTTTATTATTTGATATGTTGCTGTCGGCGGCGGTTTTTTTGCCGCTGCTGATTACAAGATTGACGCGAGTGCCAGCAGCAACACGTGAATTTGCGGCAGGGTTTTGTGAAATAACCGTATTTGCCGCCGCATCTGAATTTTTATAGGTTTTTGTCCCTGCTTTAAGGCCTAAAGCTTTAAGTTTATTTATTGCCTTCTCATAACTCATTCCCGAAAGATTGGGAACTGTTATAAGCCTATTCTTAGGATCAGCGCCCATACTTACATAGACAGTGATTTCCGTATCTGCTGATACTTGCGTATTTACTGATGGCTCGAGTCTCACCACAAACCCAGATTCAATTACATTATCGTATACCTTATTCGTTTTCACTTTCTTAAATCCGGCGTTGTTTAGCGTAGATACTGCGTCGGACTCTTTCATCCCTGTAACATCCGGAATCGTTAATTTTTCCGGCCCCAAACTGACGAATACATCAATACGGGAGCCTTTTTCCACAGTCGTTTCGGGCAGCGGATTCTGGGAGACGATAGTTCCAGCGGGATAGGTGTCGCTATATTCTGTTGTCAGCATATTGATGTCAATATCTTTATATTTCGGGTCGGCCATGACGCTTTTATAATCCTTGCCGACGAGATTTGGCACCTTAACTTTTGAAGGAAATATAATATTTTTGCCGACTGCCATAAGAATGAGGGCAATGAGCAGCGCTATAAAAATAGGAATGAATACTCCAATCACAACTGGGGTGGCGCGCAACGTTGAAGCCGACTTTTTCCATGCACTGTTTTCTTTCTTTGTAGATTTACCGCCTAAATCATAATTAAAAGTGATGTCAGGATTTAAATTGAGTTTATTTATATCACCGAGCATATCTGATACCGATTGGTATCGCAGTTCTGGATTTTTCTGTATTGCACGAAGAACTATTTCCTTAAGCCCTACAGGTATCGCTTCCTTATCTTTGCTCTTCCGTTTAGAATTTCCCCAAAGCTGCATTGCAGATGCCGCGCTGCTCCCAACATAAGGCAGGCTGCCGGTCAGCATTTTGAACAGCAGCGCTCCGACCGCATAGATATCTGCTTTTTCATCAGCCGGCTCTGGACTTGAATAGATTGCATAATCGCGGTATAAGTCAGTTATCACTTTGGTTTTGGTATCCATGAGCCCGCTAATCTTAAAATCCATAACTTTTATTGTCCCGTCAGCGGCCAGCAGAATATTCTCCGGCTTTATGTTCTGATGGACAATGCCTTTCTTATGTGCATATTCCAGTGCCAACAGCACCTGTTCCGCAATATTTAGCGCATCTTTCCAATTCAGAAGTTTCTGCTTTTCCAAATAGTCTTTTAAACTTAGTCCTTCAACATACTCCATGACTATATATTTTTGCGGGCCATCAAATTCATAATCATAAACCTGAACGATACCCGGAAATGATAAGAGGGTGAGTGCATTGAGCTCCCTTTTAAACTGTTTGCTCATCCCCTTTTTTATATAAACTTCTCCGCTAAATACTTTTATGGCTACAGTTCTATCCTCCAAATTGTCATAAGCTTTATAAACTATTGATTTATCTCCGACGGCTATAATTTTTTGCAAAACATATCTGCCTGACAAGCATTTCCCAATATATCCTCCCATATGTCTTTACCCCCGGATGCAGTTACAGCCTCAGGCTGCAAAAAATAAATCCGTTATTCGTTATGAATAACGGATTTATCAATAACACTTATACTATTATATTTTTGATACTATAATAAGTTTCAAAAATTATAGCGAAATAGTGTCTTAATTTAAAGCCTATGCGCACTAAGACAAAATAAAAGCCGCATAAACAATCGTTTATGCGGCTTTTTTCTGGAGCTGATGAGCCGGATTGAACGGCCGACCTCATCCTTACCAAGGATGTGCTCTACCCACTGAGCTACATCAGCATTGGCGACCCGAAGGGGGCTCGAACCCCTGACCTCTAGCGTGACAGGCTAGCGTTCTAACCAGCTGAACTACCGGGCCATATATTTTTATATATCGTAATCAAAAATGGCAGGGGCAGTAGGAGTCGAACCCACGACACGCGGTTTTGGAGACCGCTGCTCTACCAAACTGAGCTATACCCCTGCATTTTGGTGGGCCTTCAGGGACTCGAACCCCGGACCAACCGGTTATGAGCCGGTTGCTCTAACCAACTGAGCTAAAGGCCCAAGTTAATAAAGGATAGACTTATGTGCCGGCACCGACCTATTTTCCCAGGCGGTCGCCCGCCAAGTATCTTCGGCACTGATGAGCTTAACTTCCGTGTTCGGAATGGGAACGGGTGGGTCCTCATCGTCATAGGCACCGGCTATATTCTAATTCTTCTTATTGTCGTTTTTGGTGACCCGTAGCAGATTCGAACTGCTGTTACTGGCGTGAGGGGCCAGTGTCTTAGACCGCTTGACCAACGGGCCAGTTATATCTCTTTCCTCTTCCTTATCCCTGACCCTCGCTCCCACTGAACCTCTGCCATATTTTAATAGTGGTGCACCTCCAGGGACTCGAACCCTGGACCCACTGATTAAGAGTCAGTTGCTCTACCAACTGAGCTAGAGGTGCAGTTCTAAGGGCCTTCAAAACTGAACAAAGTTTAGTATTTACTCTACTGCTTCCGTAGAACTTTTTGAGGTCAAGCCCTCGACATATTAGTATCGGTCAGCTTAACACCTCACGGTGCTTACACCTCCGACCTATCAACCTTGTAGTCTTCAAGGTGTCTTACCATCTTAACGATGTGGGATATCTTATCTTAGGGTCGGTTTCACGCTTAGATGCCTTCAGCGTTTATCCGTTCCGCACTTAGCTACTCAGCTGTGCCACTGGCGTGACAACTGATGCACCAGCGGTGCGTCCATCCCGGTCCTCTCGTACTAAGGACAGCTCCCTTCAAATATCCTACGCCCGCGACAGATAGGGACCGAACTGTCTCACGACGTTCTGAACCCAGCTCGCGTACCACTTTAATCGGCGAACAGCCGAACCCTTGGGACCGAATTCAGCCCCAGGATGTGATGAGCCGACATCGAGGTGCCAAACCTCCCCGTCGATGTGGACTCTTGGGGGAGATCAGCCTGTTATCCCCAGGGTAGCTTTTATCCGTTGAGCGACGGCATTTCCACTCACTACCGCCGGATCACTAACTCCTACTTTCGTACCTGCTCGGCCCGTCGGCCTCGCAGTCAGGCTGGCTTTTGCGTTTACACTCTCTCGCACGATTTCCGTCCGTGCTGAGCCAACCTTTGAGCGCCTCCGTTACTCTTTAGGAGGCGACCGCCCCAGTCAAACTGCCCACCTGACAGTGTCCCTCTCCCGGATTCACGGAAGCAGGTTAGAATTTCGGTACCTCAAGAGTGGTATCCCAACGGCGACTCCTCCAAGGCTGGCGCCCTGGATTCCCAGTCTCCCACCTATCCTGTACATGAAGTGCCAAAATCCAATATCAGGCTACAGTAAAGCTCCATGGGGTCTTTCCGTCTAATCGCGGGTAGCTGGCATCTTCACCAGCACTACAATTTCGCCGGGCGGGTTGTTGAGACAGTGCCCAGATCGTTACACCATTCGTGCGGGTCAGAACTTACCTGACAAGGAATTTCGCTACCTTAGGACCGTTATAGTTACGGCCGCCGTTTACCGGGGCTTCGGTTCGAAGCTCTCACTCCTCCCCTTAACCTTCCGGCACCGGGCAGGTGTCAGCCCCTATACTTCATCTTTCGATTTAGCAGAGACCTGTGTTTTTGCTAAACAGTCGCCTGGGCCTATTCTCTGCGGCTCTGGTTTCCCAGAGCACCCCTTCTCCCTAGGTTACGGGGTCAACTTGCCGAGTTCCTTAACAAACCCTTATCCCGTTGGCCTTAGAGTCCTCCTCCTGTCTACCTGTGTCGGTTTGCGGTACGGGCGCCTAGTCAATACACAAGGCTTTTCTCGCCTCATTCCATCCACACTTCGCTACTCTAATTTCGCTCCCTTTCGCCCAGCTCTACCATCGGCTGGGTTGTGGACTTCCTGAGTGTCCCCTTGCTTAACAACTTCGGCGGCTACTGATTATCAACAGTATGTGCATCGGCTACGCCTTTCGGCCTCACCTTAGCTCCCGGCTTACTTGGAGCGGACGAACCTTCCTCCAAAATCCTTAGACTTCCGGCCATTATGATTCTCACATAATTCGCGCTACTCATTCCGGCATTCTCACTTCTATATGGTCCACCAGCGCTCTCGCTCTGGCTTCACCCCATATACAACGCTCCCCTACCAAACAGTTTCCCGTTTCCCAAGCTTCGGTTGTATGCTTAGCCCCGTTACATTTTCGGCGCAGAACCACTCGACCAGTGAGCTATTACGCACTCTTTTAATGTATGGCTGCTTCTAAGCCAACATCCTGGTTGTCTGGGCAATTCCACATCCTTCTCCACTTAGCATACATTTGGGACCTTAGCTGTGGGTCTGGGCTGTTCCCCTCTCGACTGCGAAACTTATCTCACGCAGTCTGACTCCTGTGCATCAATTATCCGGCATTCAGAGTTTGATAGGCTTCGGTAGTCTCTCGACCCCTAGGCCATTCAGTGCTTTACCTCCGGTAATCTAACACAAGGCTAGCCCTAAAGCTATTTCGGGGAGAACCAGCTATCTCCGGGTTCGATTGGAATTTCTCCGCTATCCACACCTCATTCGCCATCTTTTCAACGAGGGTCGATTCGGGCCTCCATGGAGTTTTACCTCCACTTCACCCTGGACATGGATAGGTCACCCGGTTTCGGGCCCTATGAATGCAACTTCTCGCCCTTTTCAGACTCGGTTTCCCTTCGGCTTCAGACCTGAGGCCCTTAACCTCGCTGCATCCATACGCTCGCCGGACCGTTCTACAAAAAGTACCACATCGCACGTTGACGTGCTTTGTGTGCTTGTAAACACAAGGTTTCAGGTTCTCTTTCACTCCCCTCCCGGGGTGCTTTTCACCTTTCCTTCACAGTACTTTGCGCTATCGGTCACTGGGTAGTATTTTGGCTTGGAGGGTGGTCCCCCCTGCTTCCCACCGGATTCCTCGTGTCCGGTAGTACTCTGGATCCAGTCCCCGTCGCACTCCTTTTCGCTTACAGGGCTCTCACCTTCTCTGGCTGGCCTTCCCATGCCATTCAGCTAAGGATTGCTCCTTTTGGACTGTCCACAACCCCATAGGTATTTCTACCTATGGTTTGGCCTTCCTCCGCGTTCGCTCGCCACTACTTACGGAATCTCGTTTGATTACTTTTCCTCGCCCTACTTAGATGTTTCAGTTCGGGCGGTTCCCCCCGTATACCTATGTATTCAGTATACGGTGACAGGACTCTCTCCTGCCGGGTTACCCCATTCGGACATCCGTGGATCACTGCCTGCTTTCGGCTCCCCGCGGCTTTTCGCAGATCGCTGCGTCCTTCTTCGGCTCCCAGTGCCAAGGCATCCACCTTGCGCTCTTTGTAGCTTGACCGTATTATGCTCGTTCTACTCAGCGTAAATCGTAGCGGCAGGTTACCCTGCCTTACCCTCGAAACTTTCTCAGTTCCGTCTTTGATTTACCCTTCTGCAGTAGACTTTACTTCACTTTGTTCAGTTTTCAAGGTCCTTATTTATCCTCCATGCTCCATTGAACACTTCGGACTGGTGGGCTCAAGTGGACTCGAACCACCGACCTTGCGCTTATCAGGCGCACGCTCTAACCACCTGAGCTATGAGCCCATGTGCTCCGAGCTGCCGGTTCTCTTCGTCCGTGGCCCGGTCTCTTTGTCTTCAGCTGCTCTTCGCAACTGCTGGTGGAGATGAGGAGGCTCGAACTCCTGACCCCCTGCGTGCAAGGCAGGTGCTCTCCCAGCTGAGCTACACCCCCATAACATACCGGGGCCATCTATTCTTGCTTCTCACCTTTCCCTGAAGGTCCATTATGGGACCCTCAAAATTAAACAACGTCCTAAACCAAGAACTCCTCGCTGACTCCTTAGAAAGGAGGTGATCCAGCCGCACCTTCCGATACGGCTACCTTGTTACGACTTCACCCCAATCACCGATCCCACCTTCGGCGCCGCGCTCCTTTCGGTTACGCAAACGACTTCGGGTGTTTCCGGCTCTCATGGTGTGACGGGCGGTGTGTACAAGGCCCGGGAACGTATTCACCGCGGCATGCTGATCCGCGATTACTAGCAATTCCGTCTTCATGCAGGCGGGTTGCAGCCTGCAATCTGAACTGGGACCGCTTTTGGGGATTCGCTCCACCTCGCGGTATTGCTTCCCTTTGTTGGCGGCCATTGTAGTACGTGTGTAGCCCAGGTCATAAGGGGCATGATGATTTGACGTCATCCCCACCTTCCTCCGTTTTATCAACGGCAGTCTTAATAGAGTGCTCTTGCGTAGCAACTATTAACAAGGGTTGCGCTCGTTGCGGGACTTAACCCAACATCTCACGACACGAGCTGACGACAACCATGCACCACCTGTCTCACCGCTCCCCGAAGGGCACTCCAGAATCTCTTCCGGATTCGGTGGATGTCAAGACCTGGTAAGGTTCTTCGCGTTGCTTCGAATTAAACCACATACTCCACTGCTTGTGCGGGCCCCCGTCAATTCCTTTGAGTTTCAACCTTGCGGCCGTACTCCCCAGGTGGATTGCTTATTGTGTTAACTCCGGCACGGATGGGGTCAGTCCACCCACACCTAGCAATCATCGTTTACAGCATGGACTACCAGGGTATCTAATCCTGTTTGCTCCCCATGCTTTCGTGCCTCAGCGTCAGTTAAGGCCCAGCAGGCCGCCTTCGCCACTGGTGTTCCTCCCGATATCTACGCATTTCACCGCTACACCGGGAATTCCGCCTGCCTCTACCTCACTCAAGATCGCCAGTTTTGAATGCAACCTCTGAGTTAAGCCCAGAGATTTCACATCCAACTTGACAACCCGCCTACGCACCCTTTACACCCAGTAATTCCGGACAACGCTCGCCACCTACGTATTACCGCGGCTGCTGGCACGTAGTTAGCCGTGGCTTCCTCTTTCGGTACCGTCACTTCCTTCGTCCCGAAAGACAGAGGTTTACAATCCGAAGACCTTCTTCCCTCACGCGGCGTCGCTGCATCAGAGTTTCCTCCATTGTGCAATATCCCCCACTGCTGCCTCCCGTAGGAGTCTGGGCCGTGTCTCAGTCCCAATGTGGCCGTACAACCTCTCAGTCCGGCTACCGATCGCAGGCTTGGTGGGCCATTACCTCACCAACTACCTAATCGGACGCGAGCCCATCCTTGAGTGGATTTCTCCTTTGGTACATCGGAGATGCCTCCAACGTACATTATGCGGTATTACCGTCCGTTTCCAGACGCTATCCCCCGCTCAAGGGCAGGTTGCTCACGCGTTACTCACCCGTCCGCCGCTAAGATAGAACCGAAGTACTATCTCCGCTCGACTTGCATGTGTTAGGCGCGCCGCCAGCGTTCGTCCTGAGCCAGGATCAAACTCTCTAATATATCGTTCTTTATCAGCTTTCGCTGGTAATGACTCTATCAGAGCTTCTCTCGCTCTTACGAATCACTCGCTGCTCGGACATCTCTCTATGTCCGCCGCAATCTACTCAAATTCATTTCAAGGGTTCTTGATTCTCAAGACGTTGTTTAATTTTCAAGGTCCCATCTGCCTTAGCGGCAGTAATTGAAAGTATATCATACCATATTCCGCTTGTCAAGTACCTTGTTGTCGTTTCTTCGCGGTTTTTGCCTCGCTCTCTTTGAGGCGCGGCGCTTAGTATATCATACTCGAAACCGTTTGTCAACACCTTTTTTTCTGTGTCTTCTCGCGGTTTCTCCACCGCCCGTTTTTCCGCGGCGGGATATTTATTATATCTTATCCCGCTTCGTTTGTCAATACACAATTTCTTGCCATATTTTCATCTTCTATCTGCTCTTTCGCAGGACGTTCAGCCTATCATATCAAACTGAACTTTGCAAGTGGCAAATTGTGTATCCTCTTGTGCGGTGTGCGCCCTAAGTTTAGGCCCTCTCAGGCCCGCTCTCCCGAGCGCTCATTTATCATATCAAAATCATTCCCCACTGTCAACAGTTTTTTTCTCTTTCCTTTCGCTTTTTTGGGTGAAGCCTTAAAGCAGTCTTTTTTAATTATTCTCACATTCGTTGTAGTGTTACAGATAATTTCCTATTATATAATACTGTTCCCAATAGTATTATTTGCTTACGGCATTACTTCATAATTCTCGGAATCTGCGGCGAACGGGTCGCTGCTGTTGAACTTTCCGAGCACATGGTCTTTTTTGGACTTGAAGTTGAAATAGGTATAGCTAACTGTATTACGGTCTAAATAGTTGCCATTACTATCGACATAAACCGGGTCGTCAAATGTCGCGTCGACAAAGTACCACTTGCCGCCTATTTGAACCTCGTTCCACGCGTGGCCTCCGCCGTTGGCCGTACCCGTGACATAAAGTGACTTAATACCGACCGAGCTTAGAAGCAGTTTCATGGCCTGGGCATATCCAACGCATACGGCTTTGCGGTTGACAAAAGCTCCATAAGCACTGAAACTGTCTGGATGTGCATATATAGTCGGATCTTCCGCGGCTTTAATGTCATAAGAACACCATTTTATGAGCTTATCGTGAATTGCTTTCTCTTTCTTATAATCTGTAGAAAGTCCGTCTGCCGCAGAAAGAATCTTCAACGCCATTGTCCTATACTTTTTCCTCATGCCTGGTATATTCTTTTTGTCATACCTATATTCGAAATCAAATGTGTATTCCGTTTTTGTATTGCGTTCGATATAACGCAGATTAACACCTTTTATATAGAAAACTTCCACGTGGTCATAAAGAAAGTACTGATATACCTTTTTCATATTTGTAGGACTTAAGGTTGATGTAATCGTAACTGAATCTTTGATATTGTGAACCGCGTCAACAATCTGGCAGTAAGCGCTTCTTTCTTCGTTGTTAAGCAGTGACTTGCCGTATTCATACACCGTCAGGCCGTCCATACCGGTTTTGCCCCAGACGCTTTTAAGGTCCTCCGCGGCAACAGGTTTTGATACGGACGACTGTTTAGTATTTTCAGCATTTGAGTCTGGAGTTTCCGTAACTGGCGCAACAGGTATTGCCGGATTTTTGCTAATTCCTGAGGGGCCTCCGCCAGAATGTAAAGACTCCGCCGCCTCACCAATATCGTATACTGCGTTCACTATCCCTGACGCCGCGTTATCGAGCGTATTCATTGCTCCGCTCATCAGAGTTGTGAGGCTATTGTTGAATCCGAATATGTAACTGCATGTGTTGATAACAACCACGCCTGCTATTCCGACAGTTAGAACCAGCAGGAATGCAGATATAATTCTTTTAAAAATTCTCATTTTAAATACCTCAAGAATCTATAATCATAGTTTCGTTTACAACTCTTTGCTGCGGCACAAATGCACGCAGGCTTAATTATCTCAATTTGCACCGGTTCTTTAAAGCCAGATATAATTCTCCAGCATATTATATTATACTATAAATCAAGTCTTCATTGAATACTTTCGCATTAATTGACTATTATTTCAATTCAGCGCAAATCTCATATAATAATCTGGGAGGTGGTAACGATGCACTG
This DNA window, taken from [Clostridium] cellulosi, encodes the following:
- a CDS encoding hypothetical protein (Family membership), whose amino-acid sequence is MRIFKRIISAFLLVLTVGIAGVVVINTCSYIFGFNNSLTTLMSGAMNTLDNAASGIVNAVYDIGEAAESLHSGGGPSGISKNPAIPVAPVTETPDSNAENTKQSSVSKPVAAEDLKSVWGKTGMDGLTVYEYGKSLLNNEERSAYCQIVDAVHNIKDSVTITSTLSPTNMKKVYQYFLYDHVEVFYIKGVNLRYIERNTKTEYTFDFEYRYDKKNIPGMRKKYRTMALKILSAADGLSTDYKKEKAIHDKLIKWCSYDIKAAEDPTIYAHPDSFSAYGAFVNRKAVCVGYAQAMKLLLSSVGIKSLYVTGTANGGGHAWNEVQIGGKWYFVDATFDDPVYVDSNGNYLDRNTVSYTYFNFKSKKDHVLGKFNSSDPFAADSENYEVMP
- a CDS encoding hypothetical protein (Family membership), with translation MGGYIGKCLSGRYVLQKIIAVGDKSIVYKAYDNLEDRTVAIKVFSGEVYIKKGMSKQFKRELNALTLLSFPGIVQVYDYEFDGPQKYIVMEYVEGLSLKDYLEKQKLLNWKDALNIAEQVLLALEYAHKKGIVHQNIKPENILLAADGTIKVMDFKISGLMDTKTKVITDLYRDYAIYSSPEPADEKADIYAVGALLFKMLTGSLPYVGSSAASAMQLWGNSKRKSKDKEAIPVGLKEIVLRAIQKNPELRYQSVSDMLGDINKLNLNPDITFNYDLGGKSTKKENSAWKKSASTLRATPVVIGVFIPIFIALLIALILMAVGKNIIFPSKVKVPNLVGKDYKSVMADPKYKDIDINMLTTEYSDTYPAGTIVSQNPLPETTVEKGSRIDVFVSLGPEKLTIPDVTGMKESDAVSTLNNAGFKKVKTNKVYDNVIESGFVVRLEPSVNTQVSADTEITVYVSMGADPKNRLITVPNLSGMSYEKAINKLKALGLKAGTKTYKNSDAAANTVISQNPAANSRVAAGTRVNLVISSGKKTAADSNISNNKAADSGKNKPSFNFKWQIDWKNGFPPKK
- a CDS encoding putative membrane protein (Hypothetical protein) is translated as MTYIIEILGTSWSTGNLIYDYLTGNAWWAWLIDAGFLVAGIVSGGTAALIKQAVKMGLKQAIKKLTKKEAIAL
- the azoR2 gene encoding FMN-dependent NADH-azoreductase 2 (High confidence in function and specificity), producing MNTVLYIKANPKPDDVSRTFRIANQFIEAYKLKNRDDNIVTLDLYKEGINFLSPQDVKKHVAKPGEGKDDPVLKYAYQFLAADKYVFAEPLWNLGVPAILKAYIDYICVTNITFKYTANGPVGLCQGKKAVNITARGGEYSTGPNAAWELGDKYLKTILGFLGITDYTTIAANSLDIVGVDTETIISKAISDARRIAETF
- a CDS encoding hypothetical protein (High confidence in function and specificity), which codes for MVIIDSILTVKNLTFGYDEKVVIKDFSLEVYPGEIVCLEGSNGAGKTTILNCITGIVNSYQNIYIYNKPVSENRALIKKISYIMSEDCLYDYLTVGENIEFFKTIFECDEKYNENVNHYLKLFNLDGYDSVLVKKLSQGMRNKLYLAIMLSRNFDLLVLDEPFTALDQSTQQIILDSVADIVKSQNKAVLFVTHIETFKAIATRVVHIDKLDDEFFRNPE
- a CDS encoding hypothetical protein (High confidence in function and specificity); translated protein: MRQCPDRYTIRAGQNLPDKEFRYLRTVIVTAAVYRGFGSKLSLLPLTFRHRAGVSPYTSSFDLAETCVFAKQSPGPILCGSGFPEHPFSLGYGVNLPSSLTNPYPVGLRVLLLSTCVGLRYGRLVNTQGFSRLIPSTLRYSNFAPFRPALPSAGLWTS
- a CDS encoding putative membrane protein (Hypothetical protein), translating into MCRHRPIFPGGRPPSIFGTDELNFRVRNGNGWVLIVIGTGYILILLIVVFGDP
- a CDS encoding hypothetical protein (High confidence in function and specificity) yields the protein MIDFKNGSFFKLRPSADGAEMVAPILLPDENVVMSFKSVRDTVVFTNKRIITVNVQGLTGKKKDFSSLPYAKIQAFSVETAGTFDLDSELELYFSGLGKVRLEFLGNVDISSICRFISEYVLR